One part of the Lytechinus pictus isolate F3 Inbred chromosome 3, Lp3.0, whole genome shotgun sequence genome encodes these proteins:
- the LOC135153446 gene encoding uncharacterized protein LOC135153446: MLYIPVRLGELEMKAVVDTAAEVSIISDKVYSILKPQPPTVENIILQTADRNLKMKAMVVGRIPISLGSVQFEERLHVAPIGDDMLLGLDLITMYGMDISVRDSKLTIGLHEIPLHFGTKPQNATPHHVKRVTVYSAAVIPPNCVKRVNCNVEGDMESTFMFQPTHPSPIWSPRIVFDRGKDLSTYVVNLTDSYHRLPAGLPFGTAEEVTLVEPNIVDGQNFEETDISVKQTSVMDSPSIVPSHLTDLRDRSSESLSARQIFYLDNLLSEYQNVFARDDFDLGNFRAVTHKIDTGTANPIKQKMRRTPINFAQEEKAHLDKMLKAGVIKPSISEWASPPVLIRKRDGSVRWCIDYRALNSVTRKDVYPLPRIEECLDTLAGNISFSKLDASDAYWQIHVDQPDQEKTAFITRYGLYEFERMGFGLCNAPATFSRAMNLILCGLTWEIALAFLDDILVLGKSFEEHLKNLWIVLNRFQQFELKLKPKKCALLQTKVEFLGREVDNTGIHLRAEHVQAVQSWPVPKNTREVERFLGLVNYHRVFLKNYAKVAAPLYALTGKQPFKWEEAHQCAFESIKHMLITAPVLTLPDSTDGFVLDTDASDIALGAELLQIQNGEEKVISYGSCVLAKEQRRYCVTRKELLAVVLFTRFYRHYLLGKPFLVRTDHSSLRWLLNFKRPQPGQIARWIEELSQYDFHIEHRKGNKHVNADALSRIPQPPSSCSCYQLGSKLKDLPCGGCHHCERVHKRWAYFVEEVDDAVPLSKRSPVCKVSMTVPGTSDSPPSISPQVEEIGELREVTILRCSIPTVNAISLSDISDENFREAQEKETYFGPIRAWLESQTVPSQAEIMLWGAEQKFLWINRDLLILKDGLLYWKKDEQLFVVVPRALREQIMQVNHDLPSSAHPGCDRTFAKLTRVGNDK, from the exons ATGTTATACATTCCGGTTCGTCTAGGAGAGCTGGAAATGAAAGCAGTAGTGGACACTGCTGCCGAAGTGTCGATCATCTCTGATAAGgtttattccattttgaaaccTCAACCTCCGACCGTTGAAAATATCATCCTCCAAACAGcggacagaaatttgaaaatgaaagctATGGTAGTGGGACGAATCCCCATTAGCCTTGGATCAGTTCAGTTTGAGGAAAGATTACATGTAGCCCCCATCGGAGACGACATGCTTCTCGGTTTAGATCTTATCACCATGTATGGTATGGACATTTCGGTGCGGGACTCTAAACTGACCATTGGACTACATGAGATCCCATTGCACTTTGGGACAAAACCCCAGAATGCGACTCCTCATCACGTCAAACGCGTCACAGTGTACAGTGCAGCAGTCATCCCCCCGAACTGTGTCAAGCGGGTGAACTGCAATGTAGAAGGGGACATGGAAAGTACCTTCATGTTCCAACCAACTCACCCTTCTCCTATATGGTCACCGCGGATCGTTTTTGACCGGGGTAAGGATCTTTCCACATATGTAGTTAACCTGACAGATTCCTACCACCGGTTGCCAGCTGGTTTGCCCTTCGGAACGGCAGAAGAAGTGACCCTCGTGGAACCTAATATTGTAGATGGACAGAACTTTGAAGAAACAGATATTTCCGTAAAACAAACTTCGGTTATGGACTCGCCTAGTATCGTCCCATCTCATTTGACTGACCTGAGAGACAGGTCGAGTGAATCTCTCTCTGCAAGGCagattttttatttagataATCTTTTATCAGAATATCAGAACGTCTTTGCTAGGGATGATTTCGATTTGGGAAATTTCAGAGCAGTTACCCACAAGATAGACACTGGAACGGCAAATCCCATCAAACAGAAAATGAGGCGGACACCTATCAATTTCGCCCAAGAGGAGAAGGCGCATCTAGACAAGATGCTGAAGGCAGGAGTCATCAAGCCATCAATTTCTGAATGGGCGTCACCCCCAGTTCTGATCAGGAAGCGTGACGGATCAGTGCGTTGGTGCATAGACTATCGCGCCTTGAATAGTGTGACTAGGAAGGATGTATATCCATTGCCTAGAATTGAGGAATGCTTGGACACATTAGCCGGAAACATATCGTTTTCGAAATTGGATGCGAGCGATGCCTATTGGCAGATACACGTCGATCAACCTGATCAGGAAAAGACAGCCTTTATTACAAGATATGGGTTGTACGAATTCGAGCGAATGGGATTCGGACTATGTAATGCCCCCGCAACGTTTTCCAGGGCAATGAATCTCATTTTGTGCGGGCTCACTTGGGAGATCGCTCTCGCATTCTTAGACGACATCCTGGTCCTTGGAAAGAGTTTTGAAGAACACTTAAAAAATCTTTGGATAGTGCTGAACCGATTTCAACAGTTTGAACTGAAATTGAAGCCAAAAAAGTGTGCTTTGCTCCAAACAAAGGTCGAGTTTCTCGGAAGAGAAGTTGATAACACTGGAATTCATCTAAGAGCGGAACATGTCCAGGCCGTTCAATCATGGCCGGTGCCAAAGAATACCCGGGAAGTTGAGCGTTTTTTGGGACTCGTAAACTACCACAGGGTTTTCTTGAAAAACTACGCAAAGGTAGCTGCCCCTTTATACGCACTAACAGGAAAACAACCATTCAAGTGGGAGGAAGCGCACCAATGTGCTTTCGAATCAATCAAGCACATGCTTATTACAGCTCCGGTACTTACTCTTCCTGACTCCACTGATGGATTTGTGCTAGACACGGATGCCTCCGATATTGCCCTTGGAGCAGAACTTCTacaaatccaaaatggtgaGGAAAAAGTGATATCGTATGGAAGTTGTGTGCTCGCCAAGGAACAACGAAGATACTGTGTGACAAGAAAAGAGTTACTAGCGGTTGTATTGTTTACACGATTCTATCGCCACTATTTACTAGGAAAACCATTTCTTGTCCGAACGGACCATAGCAGCTTACGATGGCTATTGAACTTCAAGAGACCACAGCCTGGTCAGATTGCTCGCTGGATCGAAGAATTAAGCCAATACGACTTTCACATAGAGCATCGAAAAGGGAACAAACATGTTAATGCAGATGCGTTATCCAGAATCCCTCAACCACCCTCCTCCTGTAGCTGTTATCAACTAGGCAGTAAGCTGAAAGACCTGCCGTGTGGTGGGTGTCATCATTGTGAGCGTGTGCACAAGCGGTGGGCATACTTCGTTGAGGAAGTGGACGACGCAGTGCCGTTAAGCAAACGCTCCCCAGTCTGCAAAGTAAGTATGACGGTACCAGGTACAAGTGATTCTCCGCCCAGCATTTCTCCCCAGGTTGAGGAAATCGGTGAGCTACGAGAAGTTACAATTTTACGGTGTAGCATTCCCACCGTGAATGCCATTTCCCTTTCAGACATCAGCGATGAAAACTTCAGGGAAGCGCAAGAGAAAGAGACCTATTTCGGACCCATACGAGCCTGGCTGGAGTCTCAAACGGTTCCGTCCCAAGCTGAAATCATGCTTTGGGGTGCAGAGCAAAAGTTCTTATGGATCAATCGAGATCTTCTCATTCTTAAAGATGGTCTACTGTATTGGAAGAAGGATGAACAGCTGTTCGTTGTTGTGCCCCGTGCGCTAAGAGAACAGATTATGCAAGTTAACCATGATCTCCCTTCTTCAGCACATCCTGGTTGTGATCGAACCTTTGCGAAG CTTACAAGAGTTGGAAATGATAAGTGA